A genome region from Hevea brasiliensis isolate MT/VB/25A 57/8 chromosome 9, ASM3005281v1, whole genome shotgun sequence includes the following:
- the LOC110643069 gene encoding amidase 1, which produces MERSSDYGAFMEKFVLKPSSSSHELPLSGLTFAVKDIFDVNGFVTGFGNPDWARTHSAATSTAPAVLAILRGGATCVGKTVMDEMAYSLDGDNKHYGTPTNPCAPDRVPGGSSSGSAVAVGAKLVDFSLGTDTGGSVRVPASYCSILGFRPSHDAVSTAGVIPMAQSFDTVGWFARDPVILNRVGRILLQLPDVDLVRPRQIFIAEDCFQLSSIPNNRVSQVLVKSVEKLFGGDVVKHLILGDYVENKVPSLSHFISKEIKKQDYGIASLAALSSAMRLLQRYEFKNNHGEWVTTVKPDLGPGISERVWEAIQTTGESIDICYSVKAEIIATLTTLLEDFGILAIPTVPGRPPKLNTDPTTLEVFRAEASSLLSIAGLSGFCQVSIPLGMCNDVPVAISLLAKHGSDGFLLNVVETLYDTLQEQIAISE; this is translated from the exons ATGGAAAGAAGCTCGGAttatggagctttcatggagaaaTTCGTGCTCAAACCGAGTTCTTCATCTCATGAACTTCCCTTAAGTGGTCTTACCTTTGCGGTTAAAGATAT TTTCGATGTGAATGGATTTGTGACTGGGTTTGGCAATCCGGACTGGGCAAGGACCCATTCAGCTGCTACATCTACTGCTCCGGCTGTTTTGGCTATCTTGAGAGGAGGAGCCACATGTGTTGGTAAAACTGTCATGGATGAAATGGCATATAG TCTAGATGGGGATAATAAACATTATGGCACACCTACAAATCCTTGTGCCCCAGATCGTGTACCTGGAGGATCTTCCAGTGGGTCTGCTGTTGCAGTAGGTGCAAAGCTTGTAGACTTCTCCTTGG GAACTGACACTGGAGGAAGTGTAAGAGTTCCAGCATCATATTGCAGCATTTTGGGGTTTCGACCTTCACATGATGCTGTTTCTACTGCTGGAGTTATTCCCATGGCACAAAGTTTTGATACTGTGG GATGGTTTGCTAGGGATCCAGTGATTTTGAATCGAGTTGGTCGCATTCTACTTCAATTGCCTGATGTGGATCTGGTTAGACCAAGGCAGATATTTATTGCAGAAGACTGTTTTCAGCTTTCAAGCATTCCGAATAATCGAGTTAGTCAAGTTCTTGTTAAATCAGTGGAGAAGTTATTTGGGG GTGATGTTGTGAAGCATTTAATCCTTGGGGACTATGTTGAGAACAAAGTTCCAAGTTTGAGTCATTTTATTAGTAAAGAAATAAAAAAGCAAGACTATGGTATAGCATCCTTGGCAGCCCTCTCAAGTGCCATGCGTTTGCTTCAAAG GTATGAATTCAAGAATAACCATGGTGAATGGGTTACTACTGTCAAACCTGATTTGGGTCCAGGAATATCAGAACGAGTGTGGGAAGCTATTCAAACAACGGGAGAAAGCATTGATATTTGTTACTCTGTGAAGGCGGAAATAATTGCCACCCTTACAACTCTTCTTGAG GATTTTGGTATCCTGGCTATCCCTACAGTACCAGGACGTCCACCAAAACTAAACACAGATCCAACTACTCTGGAAGTTTTTCGTGCCGAGGCTTCTAGCTTGCTCTCCATTGCTGGATTATCAGGATTCTGCCAG GTGAGCATACCGCTAGGCATGTGCAATGATGTACCTGTAGCTATTTCATTATTGGCGAAACATGGTTCAGATGGCTTCCTTCTCAATGTTGTTGAAACTCTTTATGACACTCTCCAAGAACAGATTGCAATTTCAGAATGA